In a single window of the Zea mays cultivar B73 chromosome 5, Zm-B73-REFERENCE-NAM-5.0, whole genome shotgun sequence genome:
- the LOC109939860 gene encoding uncharacterized protein, giving the protein MCSWEELARQFLLEEEEDDEEFFFILLPAILPFLSEEKRSIHTSSLSGAQKVKEILEGHESWCKSEFRMEPEIFKATSNFLRREGLLRDTRGVNVEEQLGMFMYMISHNASNQMLQKAFQHSGETIHQKISEVFDIVPTLTQRFVKLPNSIQTHPKIITDSRFMPFFQICIGAIDGTHVPITIAEDKAPPYRNRKGSLSQNVMLACDFDLNFIFISCGWEGSASDAGVLRSAISKGFSVPEGKFYLVDGGY; this is encoded by the exons ATGTGTTCTTGGGAAGAGCTAGCTAGGCAATTTTTgttagaggaagaagaagacgatGAGGAGTTTTTCTTTATTCTTCTCCCTGCTATACTTCCATTCCTCTCTGAAGAGAAAAGGTCTATCCATACCTCCTCTCTCTCTGGTGCCCAGAAGGTTAAGGAGATTCTTGAAGGGCACGAGAGTTGGTGCAAGTCTGAGTTTCGAATGGAGCCAGAAATATTTAAAGCCACATCAAATTTTCTTAGAAGAGAGGGTTTGTTACGTGACACACGAGGAGTTAACGTCGAAGAGCAGCTTGGGATGTTCATGTATATGATCtcccacaatgccagtaaccaaatgcttcaaaaggcttttcaacatAGTGGAGAGACTATCCATcaaaaaatatcagaagtttttgATATAGTTCCCACTCTAACTCAGCGGTTCGTGAAGCTTCCCAATTCTATCCAGACACATCCAAAAATTATAACAGATTCTAGGTTCATGCCCTTTTTTCAG ATTTGCATTGGAGCAATTGACGGAACCCATGTACCTATCACCATTGCAGAAGATAAGGCTCCTCCTTATCGAAATAGGAAAGGGTCACTTTCACAAAACGTGATGTTAGCATGTGACTTTGATctgaattttatatttatttcATGTGGGTGGGAAGGCTCAGCCTCAGATGCAGGGGTCCTTCGATCCGCTATCAGTAAAGGGTTCAGTGTGCCAGAAGGAAAATTTTATCTTGTGGATGGtgggtattga
- the LOC103627529 gene encoding protein S-acyltransferase 10: MASSSAAESSSRLSDRARRSALGLRFMVLLMHVLFVGAVFILDPTLDWRIHGEPWYIGLYGVLVLLTLVQYFYTAGSCPGYVIDVMRAGSMMHATFVNTAALSKQSNSRNGNINSPTSRAQLQKLSTMTPTSSWAQMVMDLYPPGSSSRDWTCTYCRIVQPPRTRHCHDCDKCVLQFDHHCIWLGTCIGKRNHCRFLWYIFEETILCIWTAALCIESLCLDVDKAWWKDFVGVILLAALILILIFLLLLWLFHSYIALTNQTTYEIARRKRIFYLRGVPERVLPFSKGICRNLYDFCCSSQKGYILEAVPPSEELEARAARYTCRDVICCRCC, from the exons ATGGCGTCCTCCTCTGCTGCCGAGTCCAGCTCCCGCCTCTCTGATCGAG CGAGGAGGTCGGCGCTGGGACTCAGATTCATGGTGCTCCTGATGCACGTGCTGTTCGTTGGCGCTGTCTTCATCCTCGATCCGACCCTCGACTGGCGAATCCACGGGGAGCCGTG GTATATAGGGTTGTATGGAGTGCTTGTTCTGCTCACGCTAGTGCAATACTTCTATACAGCTGGCTCATGTCCAGG GTATGTTATTGATGTAATGAGAGCTGGTTCCATGATGCATGCAACCTTCGTCAACACTGCTGCTCTTTCAAA GCAGTCAAATTCAAGAAATGGAAACATAAATTCTCCGACGAGTCGTGCTCAACTACAGAAACTTAGCACGATGACTCCTACATCTTCATGGGCACAGATGGTTATGGATCTTTATCCTCCAGGGTCAAGCAGCAG GGATTGGACTTGCACTTACTGCAGGATTGTTCAG CCACCTCGCACCCGACACTGCCATGACTGTGATAAATGTGTCCTTCAATTTGATCATCACTGTATATGGCTTGGAACATGCATTGGCAAAAGGAACCATTGTCGTTTTTT GTGGTACATATTTGAAGAAACAATCTTGTGTATCTGGACTGCTGCTCTCTGCATCGAGTCATTGTGTTTAGATGTGGACAAGGCCTG GTGGAAGGACTTTGTTGGTGTTATCCTGTTGGCAGCGCTTATCCTTATCCTGATATTCCTACTACTATTGTGGTTATTTCATTC GTACATTGCTCTAACAAATCAAACAACCTACGAAATTGCCAGAAGGAAGCGAATATTCTACCTAAG GGGAGTCCCTGAAAGAGTTCTTCCATTCAGCAAAGGCATatgcagaaatctctacgatttcTGCTGTTCTAGCCAGAAGGGATATATTCTGGAAGCTGTGCCCCCAAGTGAAGAGCTGGAAGCTAGAGCTGCCCGTTACACGTGCCGAGATGTCATTTGCTGTCGTTGCTGCTGA